Genomic DNA from Candidatus Methanoperedens sp.:
GTCCTTGCTCCTGCTGCGCTTGCTCCTATTAATGCTGAAATGGCTGAGAATTCCGATTCCACGTTCATATATTCACAATTCATCTCACCATCGGCAGTAAATTGCGCCAGGTCTTCGACAATATGCGTCTGCGGGGTGATCGGATATGCTGAAATTACATTTGGCCTGCATACCTTGACCGCATGAGCCACAGCATACGAACCTTCTACAACTACCATATTTTTTCTCATTTTCCCTCCAGCACCATTATGATGGCTTTCTTCGGGCACTCGTTAGCACAGACGCCGCATCCTTTACAATATTCATAATCAGGCTCAAAATAACCATTTTCCAATTTATTGACAACTCCTTCAGGGCAATAGATCCCGCAAATCCCGCATTTACTGCACAGCTTATGATCAAAAACAGGCATAAATGAACGCCATGCTCCGGTCTTATTAGCTCGCGTGCTTCCTGGTTTTGTCACTGTCTTGAT
This window encodes:
- a CDS encoding 4Fe-4S dicluster domain-containing protein — translated: MKLIIKTVTKPGSTRANKTGAWRSFMPVFDHKLCSKCGICGIYCPEGVVNKLENGYFEPDYEYCKGCGVCANECPKKAIIMVLEGK